Genomic DNA from Calonectris borealis chromosome 4, bCalBor7.hap1.2, whole genome shotgun sequence:
ACAGGGCCGGCGCAGTCGGTCATTAACTGTGAGCCCGTCTCGTCATCCTGCAACCACAAGGAGCTTTTTTAGGGCCGGCGTCCCGGCGGAGGCTGGAGGAAGCGTGGGAGGCCAGTTCCCGGCGACACCTCCGCACGTAGCAGCGCTGCCCGCCGGTGCCATTGGCtgccccctgcccggggccggcgcCGGCCAGCGGTTAAATGCCCGCGCGGCCACGCCAGGGCACACAGCTCGGGGCATCCCAACACAGGCAGCCAGCTCACCCCATCCTGAGCACCGGAGGAGACACCGGCTTGCACCACACCTCAAGGTAAAGGTTTTGATTTCTTTGGGTTGCTTTGGCATTGCCTGGAGTGAAAATGGCAATGTTTGGGGACAGGGGTTGTAGATTTCCTTGCAAGTTTTGGTAGAAAGCAGGAGAGACTTGTAAGCTGGGATGTAGGTGTTGCTTCGTAAGGGAAGAAATCAGGAGCGTGACTCTTTGCTCCAGCACGTTTCGGGTGCAGGGTGATGTGCAGTGCAGTTAGTGTGCCCCACGGGGACGTGGTGCTGGGCTGCTTAAGGGACTTGGAAAatgagagcagagctggaggaaagcccCCCGCTGCTTCACCTGCCTGCACAGGCATCAGTGCCACTGGGATGCCAGACCAACCCAGTGGCCACTGGGGATGCAGCTCTCTGCGGAGTTATCTTACTGGGGTGCTCTGCTTTGGGGCGGCGGGAGGTTTTACGGGGCTGAGGGGACCATGCCGGGTGGGaggtgcagctctgcagcccgcAGTCTCACGACACTGCCCATCTGAGTTGCTGGCTCCTGTCATGGCCACCAAGCTCAGCTGGGTGGCAGGTAACATTACCATGGGAACAGGGAATTTGGAGGAGCTTTCCCACTCTTTAATGATGCTTAGACAAAAAATCTGCAAGAACATGGCCAGGTATTTCAAATCCCAAACTAAAGGGAAGTTCCTGGACAGGAGATGCCAGGGACTTTGTGGGGCCAAGTTACAGCCAGGGGCATGTGCAAATGCTTTGCTCCACTGTGCAAATACTTTGTTCCCTGTTGCAGCTGCAGGGACCACAACTGACATGAGGGCTGTCTTCCTGGTGCTGCTCCTCTGGGCCGTAGCCTGCGCTTACCCCGTAAGTACCCACTGGACAGGTATTCAAACCCCAAACCCCGGTGGTTTTGCCCAACCAAGGCACACCGATCACTGATCAGATGTCTCCTGGACGTGTTTAGGCGCCCGGCCGCAAGCCCGCTCGCTCCCgccgcagcacccagcaggaGGTAAGCTGGGGGATCCCCACAGGTGGCAGCCGCTCGCGGAGCAAGTCTGGGATGGGGAGCCAGCCCTGAGCAGGCATCCTTGGACCAGGCACCTGggggaagagctgctgcttctgtggtcTTTGAGCTTTGCCTGTCTACTCAGTCTTTTCAAGCTGGGTTGGTTTCACCTCATTTCGCCTTGCCTCCCTGAGCACGTTCCCAATTCACCTGATGCGTTCTGCCGTGTTGGTCCTGAGAAAGGAGTTTCTGTGCTCTGAACGGTCACGGTTTTGACTTTTCTGGGTTGCCCTTTTGTTGGTGGCTACTCTTTTTTTGCATGAGCAGAAACAACTGAAGTGCTGAGGTGCAAGCAATGAAAAAGGCTGGAGCACTTGCATGCTTAGGGTGAAATATCATCCCGCAGCGGTAGCAGTAAACATGGGGCTTTGTGGTGTTTAATAAACCAAAGCACCATGTTGTGTTTTGCCTCCAGGATACCGCAAGCAAAAATTACATCAACAAGCTGGGCAACCTCCTGGGTGGTGGAGATGGCAGACATCGTCCTGCCAGTGCAGAGAGGGGGGACAATACCCTTGCTGGGGACCCAGCTGGTGGGAACACCGTGGGCGAGGAGCTGGGTGAACATGGTGGCCAGGacaaggcaggcagagctgggaaggctCAGCACCTGAACTGGGTGGACCATGAGGATGCAAGTGCCTGGGATGGGAACAGCCTTGGTTTCCTGGTGAGTGGGTGGAGAGGGGTGTTTTTTTCTGCCAGGAAAGCGCACTTAGCCCCAAATCCGGTGTCAGACAGGGTAGCGCTTGGCCTGTGCAGCAAGCAGTGCCGACAGCGCCTGTGACCTGCAAGCCTTTGCATTTGTCTCCATTTGTCACCTCCATAGGAGGAGGATGCACGTGATGCTGATGATGGTGACAACGGAGAGCACCGTggcactgaagtcaatgggctTCCCTCCCACGCTGGCGGGCTCCTGGATGAGGAGGACGACAGCGGGGACGACACCTTCGACGAGAacggggaagaggaggggggcGAAGGTCCTACTTACATGGCTGGTGCCGATGAGGCAGGCGAACGTGGCCACGACGCTGGCCGTGGGGACGTCAGGGATGGCAGAGGTCatggtgacagcagcagcagtagcagcagcgaGAGCATCGGGGCGGACCACTGGCGGTACAGGAACTACCTCGGCAGCCGGTATGACCGTACCTacaggcggggagggggcagcagcagcagccaggaggaggagagctatGACTTCGAGGACGAAGCCATGCAGGGCGATGACCCCTCTGTCTTCGACGGCCCGGGCAGCAGCTACAAGGGGCGCCGTGCTGGCCCCCGCACCCTGGGGAGCAGCCAAgagggcagccggggggctggCTCCCACCACTGGGAGGAGGGCAACAGCAGGTCCCCAGAGGTGGAGGATGCTGACTCGGGAGAAGACAGCCCATCCACGGAGGACAACAGTCAGTCGGAAGAGCCTGTCACCAGCCAGTCAGAGGAAAACAGTGCCAGCCGCTctggggaggatggggatggggaggacagCCCTTCCAGGCAGGGCGAGGGCAGCAAGTCCAGGGAGGGCACCGCTGACCAGTCTGACGAAGAACCGGAGGAGTCCCTGGAGGACATCTCCCAGGAGATGGCGAGCACGTCGAGCGAACGCAGTGGTAGCAGGTcccgggaagggcaggaggaccGGGAGTCTGCTGAGGACAGGAGTGCGCCATCCACGCCTGACAGCGAGTCCGGCGAAGATGAGGGCGACC
This window encodes:
- the DMP1 gene encoding LOW QUALITY PROTEIN: dentin matrix acidic phosphoprotein 1 (The sequence of the model RefSeq protein was modified relative to this genomic sequence to represent the inferred CDS: inserted 1 base in 1 codon; deleted 2 bases in 1 codon); its protein translation is MKISMSSPSSTAFCASAPRRTGRLSPGRGMVPRGFQHAGPWRGANVAPVHALGGMPSPGRGPVLGVGDAVVVCVCHSGKCVNGINLAVKTQGRRSRSLTVSPSRHPATTRSFFRAGVPAEAGGSVGGQFPATPPHVAALPAGAIGCPLPGAGAGQRLNARAATPGHTARGIPTQAASSPHPEHRRRHXACTTPQAAGTTTDMRAVFLVLLLWAVACAYPAPGRKPARSRRSTQQEDTASKNYINKLGNLLGGGDGRHRPASAERGDNTLAGDPAGGNTVGEELGEHGGQDKAGRAGKAQHLNWVDHEDASAWDGNSLGFLEEDARDADDGDNGEHRGTEVNGLPSHAGGLLDEEDDSGDDTFDENGEEEGGEGPTYMAGADEAGERGHDAGRGDVRDGRGHGDSSSSSSSESIGADHWRYRNYLGSRYDRTYRRGGGSSSSQEEESYDFEDEAMQGDDPSVFDGPGSSYKGRRAGPRTLGSSQEGSRGAGSHHWEEGNSRSPEVEDADSGEDSPSTEDNSQSEEPVTSQSEENSASRSGEDGDGEDSPSRQGEGSKSREGTADQSDEEPEESLEDISQEMASTSSERSGSRSREGQEDRESAEDRSAPSTPDSESGEDEGDHGKSGEDDGDQSQSTEDTVEESKEDENDSDPDGDVPSTSAESQSTSPEDDGSQEDNTGEDSRSTESNNSESQEDDDDDDEESHSQEDATRESSSRGDNSSLQSLESGSRKRRPGAYRNKPAADYDDNDCQDGY